From a single Gimesia fumaroli genomic region:
- a CDS encoding amidohydrolase, translated as MRLYLNKQLLWAGCALVLLHSNMGLLVSAAEKSAAKLSESQKTAVDDVTQRAEELKAVNQSIWNYAEVGLQEMKSSQLLIEKLKSDGFTVKSGVADMPTAFVASYGSGQPVIGILAEYDALPGLSQKAVPFRETQADEGAGHACGHSGLGTAALGAALAVKEAIDKHQLKGTVRLYGTPAEETGLGKVYMLLDGQFKDLDICLHWHPANNTNVHLGSSKALVSVKFTFTGLPAHASVSPESGVSALDAVELMNTGVNYMREHVKEDARMHYVIIDGGGQPNVVPAKATVWYYVRANTHEDLERNYRWVVDIAKGAALMTRTKLKIDVDTDNHELIPNTPLSEMIHQKLTAIGPPAFSAEEKAFARRIQQPLIDEFGQNFPVAIDSRIHSLLESKTSSKGSTDVGDISWHIPTGGLRTTCFAAGNPGHSWQNVACIGSSIGEKGILYAAQALAASTVELMENPALVTEAKADFDQRMQKRKYITLIPKGQKPPVKIR; from the coding sequence ATGCGATTATATCTGAATAAACAACTGTTGTGGGCTGGATGTGCACTGGTTTTGCTGCACTCGAATATGGGTCTTCTCGTTTCAGCTGCGGAAAAATCTGCTGCGAAGTTGAGTGAATCACAAAAGACGGCTGTCGACGATGTGACTCAACGGGCAGAAGAACTGAAAGCCGTGAATCAGTCGATCTGGAATTATGCTGAGGTGGGACTCCAGGAAATGAAGTCGTCACAGTTATTGATCGAGAAACTGAAGTCGGACGGGTTCACGGTGAAGAGTGGCGTAGCGGATATGCCGACAGCATTTGTGGCCAGTTACGGGAGTGGTCAGCCGGTCATTGGGATTCTGGCGGAATATGATGCATTGCCGGGATTATCGCAGAAAGCGGTTCCGTTTCGTGAAACTCAAGCAGACGAGGGCGCGGGACATGCCTGCGGTCACAGTGGTTTAGGAACAGCCGCTCTGGGAGCAGCATTGGCGGTGAAAGAGGCGATCGACAAACATCAACTCAAAGGGACAGTTCGCCTGTATGGAACGCCGGCGGAAGAGACGGGGTTGGGAAAAGTTTACATGCTGCTCGACGGGCAGTTCAAGGATCTGGATATCTGCCTGCACTGGCATCCCGCGAATAATACGAACGTGCATCTGGGAAGTTCCAAGGCGCTGGTTTCGGTTAAGTTTACCTTTACCGGACTGCCGGCGCATGCTTCAGTGAGTCCGGAAAGTGGTGTGAGTGCCCTGGATGCGGTTGAGTTGATGAATACCGGCGTGAATTATATGCGGGAGCATGTGAAAGAAGACGCGCGGATGCATTATGTGATTATCGATGGGGGAGGTCAGCCGAACGTGGTGCCGGCGAAAGCGACGGTCTGGTATTACGTGCGTGCGAATACGCACGAGGATCTGGAACGCAATTATCGCTGGGTCGTGGATATCGCGAAAGGGGCAGCGTTGATGACGCGGACGAAACTTAAAATCGACGTCGATACCGACAATCACGAATTGATTCCCAATACACCATTATCGGAAATGATTCATCAAAAGTTGACGGCGATCGGACCGCCGGCGTTTTCAGCGGAAGAGAAGGCCTTCGCGAGGCGGATTCAGCAACCGCTGATTGATGAATTCGGTCAAAATTTTCCTGTAGCGATCGACAGTCGGATTCATTCATTGTTGGAATCAAAAACGTCATCTAAGGGTTCAACCGATGTGGGGGATATCAGCTGGCATATTCCGACCGGAGGTTTACGGACGACCTGTTTTGCGGCGGGAAATCCGGGACATAGTTGGCAGAACGTTGCCTGTATTGGTTCATCCATCGGAGAGAAAGGGATTTTATATGCGGCGCAAGCATTAGCAGCGTCTACTGTGGAATTGATGGAGAATCCAGCGTTGGTCACCGAAGCGAAAGCAGATTTTGATCAACGGATGCAGAAGCGAAAATATATTACGCTGATTCCGAAGGGACAAAAACCACCCGTGAAAATTCGGTAA
- a CDS encoding BlaI/MecI/CopY family transcriptional regulator, with the protein MAPPDSTPLTKAQREIMEIVWENGQVTVSEVRDALEAKRKLARNTVLTMMVRLEERGWLQHRQQGRTFIYSAARPRAASLGMKVSQMVDRLFAGSPEDLVTALIEYRGLTSEETERIREMIEQAESKQKQNRKQRGKRS; encoded by the coding sequence ATGGCCCCCCCTGATTCTACACCGCTTACCAAAGCTCAACGCGAGATTATGGAAATCGTCTGGGAGAATGGTCAGGTGACCGTCAGCGAAGTGCGGGATGCATTGGAAGCTAAACGGAAGCTGGCGAGAAACACCGTGCTGACGATGATGGTGCGGCTGGAAGAACGTGGCTGGCTGCAGCATCGACAGCAGGGCCGTACGTTCATTTATTCCGCCGCCCGCCCCCGGGCAGCTTCGCTGGGAATGAAGGTCAGTCAGATGGTCGACCGTCTGTTTGCCGGTTCGCCGGAAGACCTGGTCACCGCCTTGATTGAATACCGCGGCCTCACCAGTGAAGAGACAGAGCGCATTCGCGAAATGATCGAGCAAGCGGAGTCAAAGCAAAAACAAAATCGAAAACAGAGAGGGAAACGGTCATGA
- a CDS encoding M56 family metallopeptidase — protein MTGLIGNPTDQVLVWSLNVLIQVGCIAAFASLASLMLRRAPVKRYCLLCSALILICASPLLSTLIQSTGMNFFSVALVQNPPAPTTVSTQPAASSPHILRQNAPESFVLKKNTNQVLPEEKQDAESSLTGNSDKSTIQQAAPQSVTSAAISATAASNSAKVRPTITGYLLQTIILPALLLWSFISLFLLIQLAMKWYRLALLLKSANVNTDKNLTQLFQRTWQSLEVSQNRNIPELVLSEQISGPFAAGIWSPKVVLPEALLQQVYADQMREILIHELAHIARRDQIVVLLQTFIGTLFWAHPLVRLLNRQLAEAREEVCDNYVLTVTDAPSYSRTLLTMAQILNTPRPIPGTVGLFTSRWKLEQRIIGLLDEQRCCVTRLNKRTILLISILSAGIASMAAFGTVSLAVAEKAAIPPRNKKPDQTAAPERSTKQEVAEENAKTDDAENSHFVYTGRIVDSQGHPIAGATLYVDNSQYHSKHRQSNISLPVHKQLTETLTNSDGTFRLEFDDLWTRVMRASTVRPAPFYYRQHPGTLIIATAPGYATEWITTTDADPAVPLKITLSKSAAPIRGRLVDLEGRGLAGITVSVEAVCSAEEGAVDRWLHDLPTLSQQGLLPNEKKKPKPGSYNASIGKYPGASMVTANTPGFPTSIETDQAGRFQFLNIGIDRLLILKIEGPQVATERIAVVSRDMQSVQARPIGYEGPVKGTHYGATFTHVTEPSLVVEGTVRDRETGAPISARLKIRQSVQGSMNEVEISNPHTDLKGRYRIEQLPYSGTLRLYVIPDVDQPYFSTDYLLPKPSGLKPISLNIKLRRGVMFHGTITDKETGKPIPNASFDYFPLLSNKNATHFIPYQDNTTSLEPMQNRFISAEDGSFSLIGMPGAGIIGARTFNTDHLLGIGQEKLHHLIDENRDDRYQTHDYCFTNLYQVVKLITVPTGESEFQIDLQADRGIALQFEVVGPDGKPLTNYTINHHHYPGTAGEPATIFGFHPQRTQTIYFRHLQQQLGRAVTIYGVPEDRSIRKVKLEPLGSVKGQLLTAKGEPDIDAPISLAMNPPPGTDTLPNYDTGSTWMPKHCDSEGNFLFHDLMVGAIYTLRANRWKGRGYYPLPVQIKIKPGQKIDLGVTKVPDKK, from the coding sequence ATGACTGGTTTGATTGGAAATCCCACAGATCAGGTTCTGGTCTGGAGTCTGAACGTCTTAATTCAGGTTGGCTGCATCGCCGCTTTCGCATCATTGGCAAGTCTCATGCTGCGACGCGCCCCGGTAAAACGTTACTGCCTGCTCTGTTCTGCATTGATCCTTATCTGTGCGTCTCCCCTGCTTTCCACTCTGATTCAATCAACCGGAATGAATTTCTTTTCGGTCGCACTGGTACAAAACCCGCCTGCCCCCACAACAGTGAGCACACAACCGGCTGCATCTTCACCTCATATTTTGAGGCAGAACGCTCCTGAATCCTTCGTCCTGAAAAAAAACACGAACCAGGTTCTGCCCGAAGAGAAACAGGACGCCGAATCTTCCCTGACAGGCAATTCAGACAAAAGTACGATTCAACAAGCAGCGCCCCAGTCTGTGACATCTGCAGCAATATCCGCAACTGCGGCTTCAAATTCTGCGAAAGTCCGCCCGACCATCACAGGCTATTTACTGCAAACCATCATACTTCCGGCACTCCTTCTCTGGTCTTTTATCTCACTCTTTCTGCTGATTCAACTCGCCATGAAATGGTATCGCCTGGCACTGCTGTTAAAGTCGGCCAATGTAAATACTGACAAAAATCTGACACAACTGTTTCAGCGAACATGGCAATCTTTGGAAGTCTCTCAAAACAGAAACATCCCGGAACTCGTCTTATCAGAACAGATTTCAGGCCCCTTTGCCGCTGGAATCTGGTCACCTAAAGTCGTTCTGCCCGAAGCGTTATTACAACAGGTTTATGCAGATCAAATGCGCGAGATTCTGATTCACGAACTGGCCCACATTGCACGCCGTGATCAAATTGTTGTGCTGCTGCAAACATTCATCGGCACCCTCTTCTGGGCACACCCGCTGGTCAGGCTGCTCAACCGTCAGCTCGCAGAGGCCCGCGAAGAAGTCTGCGACAATTACGTACTGACCGTAACTGATGCCCCCTCTTATAGTCGCACATTGCTGACTATGGCACAAATCTTGAATACGCCCCGCCCCATTCCCGGTACCGTCGGACTGTTTACATCGCGCTGGAAACTGGAGCAGCGGATCATCGGCCTTTTGGACGAACAACGCTGTTGCGTCACGCGGCTAAATAAACGGACAATCCTATTGATCAGCATTCTGTCGGCGGGAATTGCCAGTATGGCTGCTTTCGGCACGGTCTCATTGGCAGTCGCTGAGAAAGCCGCCATCCCTCCCCGGAACAAAAAACCTGATCAAACGGCTGCCCCTGAGAGATCCACAAAGCAAGAGGTCGCTGAAGAGAATGCAAAGACTGATGACGCTGAGAACAGTCATTTCGTCTATACAGGTCGGATTGTCGATTCACAGGGACATCCCATCGCAGGCGCAACACTCTATGTTGACAATTCACAATATCACTCCAAGCACCGGCAATCAAATATTTCTCTCCCCGTCCATAAGCAGCTGACGGAAACCCTGACGAATTCAGATGGAACATTCCGTCTTGAATTTGATGACCTCTGGACACGAGTCATGCGTGCCAGCACAGTACGCCCGGCTCCATTTTATTATAGACAACACCCGGGCACTCTCATCATTGCCACGGCTCCCGGATATGCAACAGAATGGATCACTACTACCGACGCCGATCCGGCTGTTCCATTAAAGATCACTCTAAGCAAAAGTGCCGCCCCGATTCGCGGGCGACTGGTCGATCTGGAGGGCCGCGGACTCGCAGGTATCACCGTGTCGGTAGAGGCAGTCTGCTCTGCAGAGGAAGGTGCCGTAGATCGCTGGCTGCATGATTTACCCACGTTGAGCCAGCAGGGACTGCTACCCAATGAAAAAAAGAAACCGAAACCAGGCAGCTACAACGCCTCCATCGGGAAGTATCCCGGCGCATCCATGGTGACCGCCAATACACCCGGATTCCCGACCTCGATTGAGACAGATCAAGCAGGCCGTTTTCAATTCTTGAACATCGGCATTGATCGGCTACTGATTCTTAAAATCGAAGGTCCTCAAGTGGCGACCGAACGTATTGCGGTTGTCTCCCGTGACATGCAGTCAGTTCAGGCACGTCCGATCGGCTATGAGGGTCCCGTCAAAGGAACTCACTACGGAGCAACGTTCACACATGTGACAGAGCCAAGTCTCGTCGTCGAAGGCACTGTGCGCGATCGGGAAACCGGCGCCCCGATTTCAGCAAGGTTGAAGATACGACAATCTGTTCAAGGATCAATGAACGAAGTTGAGATTTCGAATCCTCATACAGACTTGAAAGGTAGATATCGTATAGAGCAACTTCCCTACTCCGGGACGTTACGCCTCTATGTAATTCCTGATGTCGATCAGCCCTATTTTTCGACAGACTATCTTCTACCGAAACCAAGCGGTCTCAAACCAATTTCGTTAAACATCAAGCTGCGTCGTGGCGTGATGTTTCACGGCACAATCACCGATAAGGAAACAGGCAAACCGATTCCGAATGCCAGCTTTGACTACTTCCCGCTGCTGAGTAACAAAAATGCAACCCATTTCATTCCTTACCAGGATAATACGACCAGCCTGGAACCGATGCAGAACCGATTTATCTCGGCTGAAGACGGATCATTTTCTCTGATCGGAATGCCAGGTGCCGGAATCATTGGAGCACGCACCTTTAATACCGACCATCTACTGGGAATCGGCCAGGAGAAACTACATCACCTGATCGACGAAAACCGAGATGACCGATACCAGACCCACGATTATTGTTTCACAAATCTCTATCAGGTTGTAAAACTGATCACGGTGCCCACAGGAGAAAGTGAATTTCAGATTGACTTACAGGCAGATCGCGGAATAGCACTTCAGTTTGAAGTAGTGGGACCAGATGGGAAACCACTCACAAATTACACGATAAACCACCACCATTATCCCGGCACTGCTGGAGAACCCGCGACGATCTTTGGCTTTCACCCGCAACGAACCCAAACCATTTACTTTCGGCACCTTCAGCAGCAACTGGGGCGTGCCGTCACGATTTATGGAGTTCCGGAAGATCGCAGTATTCGCAAAGTGAAATTAGAGCCCCTCGGATCAGTGAAAGGTCAATTACTCACTGCGAAAGGGGAACCCGACATCGATGCGCCTATTTCACTGGCAATGAATCCGCCCCCCGGTACCGATACTTTACCGAACTATGATACCGGGAGTACCTGGATGCCAAAGCATTGCGACTCAGAGGGAAATTTCCTGTTTCACGATCTCATGGTTGGAGCGATTTACACGCTACGTGCGAATCGATGGAAAGGAAGGGGTTATTATCCTCTACCGGTTCAGATCAAAATCAAACCGGGACAAAAAATCGATCTGGGAGTGACCAAAGTCCCCGACAAGAAGTAA
- the dgt gene encoding dGTP triphosphohydrolase, with the protein MSHKLSWKKLLSASRVSGPRKDRTRSVDRSYVKADRRTNFEADYDRIVFSLPFRRLARKTQVHPMASNDHIHNRLIHSLEVASVGRSLSDRVVELAVKESDLSESAHLDLSWILQSACLIHDLGNPPFGHAGEEVVRAWVKEHLEEYFSPAEFEDDDQRTRCISDCLNFEGNAQGFRIASRYDNPSAGYLRLTYATLSSAVKYPWLSTDDRTPKKMKHNVYTTEAEIFKEIADELELYNAQGDFCRHPLSFLTEAADDICYRILDLEDAVEMGICKRNEVHKLFLAISNNKDNDWMSLPQLRGQAIQSLINEFWNVYEADFDNIMNGEREEDLKASLDENYRNLLREVNQFYEDIFGHRKKIATELGAYHILGRVLKSLFKTIQSIVASENYEQIHFLSKRCIELTWGKEHVEQNLNNSYSWWVQQVMDYVSGMTDDYAMKVSGEIGGFSLDMK; encoded by the coding sequence ATGTCTCATAAATTGTCATGGAAGAAACTCCTCTCTGCCAGCAGGGTCTCTGGCCCGAGGAAAGATCGTACCAGGTCAGTTGACCGAAGTTATGTGAAAGCAGATCGAAGAACGAATTTCGAAGCCGATTACGACAGGATCGTTTTTTCTCTGCCGTTTCGCAGGCTGGCCAGAAAAACACAAGTTCATCCGATGGCCAGCAATGACCATATTCATAATCGATTGATTCATTCCCTGGAAGTAGCCAGTGTAGGGCGTTCGTTATCAGATCGCGTGGTTGAGCTGGCAGTGAAAGAGAGCGATCTTTCTGAGAGCGCCCATCTGGATTTAAGCTGGATACTCCAATCAGCGTGTCTGATTCATGACTTGGGAAATCCGCCCTTTGGTCACGCGGGGGAAGAAGTGGTCCGGGCTTGGGTTAAAGAGCACTTGGAAGAATATTTTTCTCCGGCTGAGTTTGAAGATGACGATCAAAGAACACGTTGTATCAGTGATTGCCTGAACTTTGAAGGGAATGCGCAGGGATTCCGAATCGCCTCTCGTTACGATAATCCGAGTGCCGGGTATTTAAGATTGACGTATGCGACGCTGAGTTCCGCGGTCAAATATCCGTGGCTCTCCACAGATGATCGTACTCCAAAGAAAATGAAGCATAATGTTTATACGACCGAAGCAGAAATCTTTAAGGAGATTGCGGATGAGCTGGAGCTCTACAACGCCCAGGGTGATTTCTGTCGGCATCCGCTCTCGTTTTTGACTGAAGCGGCTGACGATATCTGCTATCGTATTCTTGATCTGGAAGACGCTGTCGAAATGGGGATCTGCAAGAGGAACGAAGTTCATAAACTCTTTCTGGCGATTTCGAATAACAAAGACAATGACTGGATGAGTCTGCCTCAATTAAGAGGGCAGGCGATTCAGAGTCTGATCAATGAGTTCTGGAACGTCTATGAAGCAGATTTTGATAACATAATGAATGGAGAACGTGAAGAAGATCTCAAGGCGTCGCTGGATGAGAACTACAGAAATCTGCTCAGAGAAGTGAATCAGTTCTATGAGGATATTTTTGGACACCGGAAAAAAATTGCGACCGAACTGGGAGCATATCACATTTTGGGCCGCGTTTTGAAATCGCTGTTCAAAACGATTCAATCGATTGTTGCTTCCGAAAACTATGAACAGATTCATTTTCTCTCGAAACGCTGCATTGAGCTGACCTGGGGGAAAGAGCATGTCGAACAGAATTTAAACAACAGTTACAGTTGGTGGGTTCAGCAGGTCATGGATTATGTCAGCGGCATGACCGATGATTACGCCATGAAAGTTTCAGGAGAAATCGGCGGTTTTTCACTGGATATGAAATAA
- a CDS encoding tetratricopeptide repeat protein has translation MRNLSKRPLFGMVLCLFCLSGCIPVYMNAPEHYKPLSYFRTLDDAGEYQEQLAKYNLAIDANAGDLDALFGRAVLYMGVGRYTAAKADLDQAIQHADKQPDYNSTRLASIYVHRGLLRWDDEQIDLAIADYSEAIELKPDDWEAYFHRWLAYQYQGKEEKAKQDRERGKELMPRVFEREYSFTDRLI, from the coding sequence ATGCGGAATCTGTCAAAACGCCCCCTGTTTGGAATGGTCCTGTGTCTGTTCTGTCTGTCAGGGTGCATTCCGGTGTATATGAATGCGCCCGAGCATTATAAGCCGCTCTCTTATTTTCGTACGTTAGATGATGCGGGGGAATATCAGGAGCAATTGGCGAAATACAATCTCGCCATTGATGCCAATGCGGGAGATCTCGACGCGCTTTTCGGGCGGGCAGTGTTGTACATGGGGGTCGGGCGATACACGGCTGCAAAAGCAGATTTGGATCAGGCAATTCAGCATGCGGACAAGCAGCCTGATTATAATTCAACCCGGCTCGCTTCCATCTACGTACACCGTGGACTCCTCCGGTGGGACGACGAGCAGATCGATCTGGCAATTGCCGATTATTCTGAGGCAATTGAACTCAAGCCCGATGACTGGGAAGCCTATTTCCATCGCTGGCTGGCTTATCAGTATCAGGGCAAGGAAGAAAAAGCCAAACAGGATCGCGAGCGAGGCAAAGAGTTGATGCCCAGAGTGTTTGAGCGAGAGTACTCATTTACAGACAGACTGATCTAG
- a CDS encoding DUF2089 family protein → MSNINLNESVKKVADNSQLIPGQTQRPEHPLLSLDQENLEFVLQLVLASGSLKELARYYGISYPTVRARLDKLIVRLQLIVESRERDEMANLLANLVEAGQLTSTAAQSILELHRSNH, encoded by the coding sequence ATGAGCAATATCAATCTAAATGAATCTGTAAAGAAAGTGGCTGACAATTCACAGCTGATTCCCGGTCAAACTCAACGACCAGAGCATCCATTACTGTCTTTGGATCAGGAGAATCTTGAGTTCGTGCTGCAGCTGGTACTGGCATCGGGTTCACTGAAAGAACTGGCACGCTATTACGGTATCAGCTACCCGACAGTTCGCGCCCGGCTGGATAAGTTGATTGTGCGGCTGCAATTGATTGTCGAAAGCCGCGAACGGGATGAAATGGCGAATCTTCTGGCCAATCTTGTTGAAGCCGGTCAGCTCACCAGCACAGCCGCTCAAAGCATTCTCGAGTTACATCGGTCCAATCACTAA
- a CDS encoding DUF1559 domain-containing protein yields the protein MRNHSFCRFYPKLFRRSAFTLIELLVVIAIIAILIALLLPAVQQAREAARRSTCKNNLKQLALALHNYHSTHTVFPPGSVNGAGDNPNGSNGSGGVAIGGSWILMLLADIEQSAMFDDFMKIANERPEVLDWLGNGTYTSQGIYVGSKQISSMLCPSHPKNQEQFGNGTGLENLARGNYAANYGKAGYGQIHTNDMKKGGVFGNNSSIGIRDIIDGTSNTLALSELKFRLQSSTGPSRQDTRGTWPYGVMGGNIFSTQTGPNSSTPDGIWGCRSYPEEGMACIQIGSPYTEMYSAARSYHTGGVQGAMADGSVRFFSENIDLTLWQALSTRGGREVIDNF from the coding sequence ATGCGAAATCATTCCTTTTGCCGATTTTATCCAAAACTTTTTCGACGTTCTGCATTCACTTTGATCGAGCTGCTCGTCGTCATCGCGATCATTGCCATTTTGATTGCACTTTTACTCCCGGCAGTCCAGCAGGCACGCGAAGCCGCCAGACGCTCTACCTGCAAAAACAATTTGAAGCAACTTGCCTTGGCATTACATAACTACCACTCAACACACACGGTTTTCCCCCCTGGCAGTGTGAACGGTGCCGGCGATAATCCAAATGGCTCGAACGGGTCCGGAGGGGTCGCCATAGGTGGCTCATGGATTCTGATGCTGCTGGCAGATATTGAGCAGTCCGCCATGTTCGACGACTTCATGAAAATTGCCAACGAACGACCGGAAGTACTGGACTGGCTGGGAAATGGAACTTATACATCGCAAGGCATCTATGTCGGCAGCAAACAAATCAGCTCGATGCTTTGTCCCTCTCATCCTAAAAACCAGGAGCAATTTGGAAATGGAACCGGCCTGGAGAATTTAGCTCGGGGAAATTACGCAGCCAACTATGGCAAAGCCGGTTATGGGCAGATTCACACGAACGATATGAAAAAAGGAGGCGTCTTCGGCAACAATTCCAGTATCGGAATCCGAGACATCATCGACGGCACATCCAATACGTTGGCCTTGAGTGAGCTCAAGTTTCGTCTGCAAAGTTCAACGGGCCCATCCAGACAGGATACCCGTGGTACCTGGCCTTATGGCGTCATGGGAGGAAACATTTTCAGTACGCAAACGGGACCAAACAGTTCGACCCCTGATGGAATCTGGGGCTGTCGCAGTTATCCCGAAGAGGGAATGGCCTGTATCCAGATCGGCTCACCTTATACCGAAATGTACTCTGCGGCTCGCAGCTATCACACAGGAGGAGTTCAGGGCGCCATGGCAGACGGCTCAGTGAGATTTTTCTCTGAAAACATCGACCTCACGCTCTGGCAAGCCTTAAGCACCCGAGGCGGACGCGAAGTGATAGATAATTTCTAA
- a CDS encoding AraC family transcriptional regulator, translating into MALIIETSSSYGRDLLAGIVRFMRMHDEWSVFLEQRDLRKKPPAWLRKWNGDGIISRATTPDLVKAVATTGVPLVELTDRGEDLGLLQVRSDDHAIGRIAAEHLLERGFQKFGFCGFTGEAWSQRRQDGFVETLHAAGFVCDIYSSPWHGPSVRSWEDVQSRLTKWLKQFPRPFAVMTCNDMRGQHVLDACSNAELAVPEEVAVIGVDNDDLLCRICAPPLSSVIPNAEAVGFRAADLLSQVMNSKNITESSQVIPPIGIATRQSTDVVAIDDPEIAAALQFIRENACRGISVDDVTQNASVSRSTLERQLRKYLGRTPQEEIRHVQVRRIQELLLTTDLSAERISALCGFEHPEYMHVVFKRLTQITPGEFRRQAQPWPSA; encoded by the coding sequence GTGGCACTCATCATCGAAACCTCCAGCAGCTACGGCAGAGATCTGCTGGCAGGCATCGTTCGCTTTATGCGAATGCATGATGAATGGTCCGTCTTTCTGGAGCAACGGGATCTCAGAAAAAAACCGCCTGCGTGGCTGAGAAAATGGAACGGCGACGGAATCATCTCCCGTGCCACCACTCCCGATCTGGTCAAGGCTGTCGCGACGACCGGCGTTCCGCTGGTCGAACTCACGGATCGTGGAGAAGATCTGGGGCTCCTGCAAGTCAGGTCAGACGATCACGCCATCGGCAGGATCGCAGCCGAACATTTACTTGAGCGCGGTTTTCAGAAATTCGGTTTTTGTGGATTCACCGGTGAAGCCTGGTCCCAACGTCGACAGGATGGCTTTGTCGAAACCTTACATGCAGCGGGCTTCGTTTGCGATATTTACAGCTCCCCCTGGCATGGTCCTTCCGTTCGATCTTGGGAAGATGTTCAAAGTCGACTGACGAAATGGCTGAAGCAGTTTCCGCGCCCCTTCGCCGTTATGACCTGCAACGATATGCGCGGACAGCATGTGCTCGATGCCTGTTCGAATGCTGAACTGGCGGTACCGGAAGAGGTCGCCGTGATCGGTGTCGACAATGACGATTTACTGTGCCGCATCTGTGCGCCTCCCCTCTCCAGCGTTATTCCGAATGCAGAAGCCGTCGGATTTCGTGCCGCCGATCTGTTGTCCCAGGTCATGAATAGTAAAAACATCACGGAATCGTCTCAGGTGATCCCACCGATTGGAATTGCCACGCGGCAATCAACGGATGTCGTTGCCATTGATGATCCGGAGATCGCAGCGGCCCTGCAGTTCATTCGCGAAAATGCCTGCCGGGGAATCAGCGTCGACGATGTTACACAGAATGCTTCCGTCTCACGCAGTACGCTCGAACGTCAGCTGAGAAAATATCTCGGACGTACCCCGCAGGAAGAGATACGGCACGTGCAAGTCAGACGCATTCAGGAATTGTTGCTGACGACCGATTTATCGGCCGAGCGTATCTCGGCATTGTGCGGTTTCGAGCACCCGGAATACATGCATGTCGTTTTTAAACGACTGACTCAGATCACTCCCGGCGAGTTTCGCAGGCAGGCACAGCCCTGGCCTTCAGCGTGA
- a CDS encoding galactitol-1-phosphate 5-dehydrogenase, protein MKAMVLTEYQQLEVTDFEQPEIGPTDILVQVRACGICGSDIHGYDGSTGRRIPPLVMGHEAAGVVAAVGDKVSGFQPGDHVTFDSTVSCGECFFCRRGEINLCDNRKVLGVSCDEYRRHGAFAEFVAVPQHICYSLPKDLPFEHAAMIEAVSVAVHAANRTPVSLGDTAVIVGSGMIGLLAIQAIRLAGCSQVIAVDLDPGRLELAQQLGADVGLKADEVDVPAEVKKRTNGHGADVVLEVVGTTVTVRTAVECARKGGAVTLVGNLSPTIEMPLQSVVTRELSVFGTCASSGEYPACIDLLQKQAIRVEPLITAKASLQEGPAWFARLYAGEPGAMKVIIDPTIE, encoded by the coding sequence ATGAAAGCAATGGTGTTAACCGAATATCAACAACTCGAAGTCACTGATTTCGAGCAGCCAGAAATCGGACCGACAGATATCCTGGTGCAGGTTCGCGCGTGCGGCATCTGCGGTAGTGATATCCACGGGTACGACGGCAGTACCGGACGACGCATTCCGCCACTGGTCATGGGACATGAAGCCGCCGGTGTCGTAGCCGCAGTGGGAGATAAAGTTTCCGGATTCCAGCCGGGCGACCATGTGACGTTTGACTCAACCGTCTCTTGCGGCGAATGTTTCTTTTGTCGCCGGGGAGAGATCAATCTTTGTGACAATCGAAAAGTGCTCGGCGTTTCATGCGACGAATACCGTCGGCACGGCGCGTTTGCCGAATTCGTAGCGGTCCCGCAGCATATCTGTTACTCGCTTCCCAAGGACCTCCCTTTTGAACATGCCGCAATGATCGAAGCGGTTTCCGTTGCCGTGCATGCCGCCAATCGGACTCCGGTTTCTCTCGGCGATACGGCGGTCATCGTGGGAAGTGGAATGATCGGGTTACTGGCCATTCAGGCGATCCGTCTCGCCGGTTGTTCACAGGTCATTGCCGTTGACCTTGATCCCGGGCGTCTGGAACTGGCGCAACAACTGGGTGCAGACGTGGGTCTGAAGGCAGACGAAGTAGACGTGCCTGCAGAAGTCAAAAAACGAACGAACGGCCATGGTGCCGATGTCGTTCTGGAAGTGGTCGGAACTACGGTCACCGTTCGTACCGCTGTTGAGTGCGCACGCAAAGGGGGAGCCGTCACCTTGGTAGGTAACCTTTCCCCCACGATTGAGATGCCTTTGCAATCGGTTGTCACGCGCGAATTATCGGTCTTTGGAACCTGCGCTTCGAGCGGCGAGTACCCTGCCTGTATTGATTTACTTCAAAAACAGGCCATTCGCGTTGAGCCTCTCATCACCGCAAAGGCATCACTGCAAGAAGGCCCTGCATGGTTTGCTCGTCTCTATGCCGGTGAGCCGGGTGCCATGAAAGTCATCATCGACCCCACTATTGAATAA